The Comamonas sp. lk genome contains the following window.
CAGTGCTGATGCGCGATATCGGCGCTGACCAGGCCGGCCATATCGGCACCTATGTGTTTACCAATTACGCCCCCCATGTGCTGCACACCTCCCACAAGCTGGGGGCGTCGGTGTTGCACAGGGTGCAGGACCTGCCGGGCTATGGCCTGGCTGTTGAGGGATATTTCCGATGGAAGTGAATCGCGCCGAGACAGTTGCTGTGGCCTCCGTGGGCGGGCAAGCTGCCGATGTGCTGGACGTGGCAGGCCGCCTGGTCGTCACGCCCAATGCGCTGACGCTGGACGGCCAGCGCAATGTGCCAGCGGATCTGCAGCCCGGCGAAAGCCTTGCGGCCTTCCTGGGGCGTCATGTTCCTGACATCGAGTCCGGCGCGTGGACGGTGATGATTGGTGGCGCGGCTGTTCCGCAGGCCATGTGGGTGCATACCTTTCCCAAGCACGGCCAGCTGATCGCCTGCCGCGCCGTTCTGCGCAAGGCGGCGCTGCAACTGGTGGCCATTGCTGCCCTGAGCTATTTCACGCTGGGTGCAGGTGCCACGCTGGGCGGTTCTATCCTGGGCATCAACGGCCTGGCGGCCGTGGGATCTCTGGGTTTGAGTGCGCTCAACCTGGGCCTGTTCATGGCAGGGTCCATGCTCATCAACAAGGTGCTGGCTCCCAAGATCCAGACCCCGCAGTCCCTTGCGCAAAAGCAGATCTACAGCCTGAGCAGTCAGCGAAACTCGGCCCGGGCCTACGAGCCTATTCCCACGCTATGGGGCGAGATGCGTGTCACGCCCGATCTGGCCAGTCAGCCATATGCCTGGTACGAGGGTGATGACCAGTACATGAGCACCATTTTGCTGGGCGGCATCAATGTCTATAGCGCCGCAGATCTGTCCGTGGGCGACACGCCGATCACCAGCTATAGCGACGTGAGCCTGTATTTCAACGGCTTTCCCGGCATGCCCAGCCAGGATGTGCCGCTGTATAGCAATGTGGATGCCATTGCCGGTGCCGAGTTCGTCAACGGCGGCGACTGGATTACGCGCACGGGCTCGGCCGGTGCTGGTGCCTTGCAGCTGGATATTGAGGGACAGCTGTATGACGCCGATAGCAAGGGCAACATTGGCGCCAACAATGTGGATCTGAGCATCGAATGCCGTCTGGTCGGTGCTTCCGCGTGGCAATCGCTAATGGTCACGACCTTGGTCAATGCATCGCCCGATGTGCTGCGCCGCACTTTCTCATTCGATGTGGCGCCCGGCCAGTACGAGGTGCGTGCCAAGCTGGGTATCCCGCGCTGGAACGATGGCGGCTCGGGTGATGCCTGCAAATTGGCCTTGCTGTCTCTCAAGAGTGTGCAGGCCGATGCCACCGACTACAGCCAGTGGGGCCGCATCGGCATCAAGATCCGAGCCTCTGGCCAGCTCAATGGCAGCCTGGACCAAGTGCGTGCCACCTATCGTGCAAAGCCTATGCCTGTGTGGACGGGTTCGGAGTGGGCCACGGCCACCACGCGTGCCAACGGCCTCTCCAATCCCGGCGCCATCCTGTTGCAGACGCTGCGTGGGGTGTGGGTGACGGACAGCCAGGGACAGCGCGTCTTGCAGTTTGGCTTCGGCCTGTCCGATGAGCAGATCGACATCGAGGGCCTGAAGGCCTTCATGCTGCATTGCACGGCGCGCGGCTACACCTATGACAAGTGGGTGACAGCCAGCATTTCGCTGGGTGCCTTCTGCGAAGAAGTGGCGCTGGCCGGCATGGGGGAGTTTGCCTGGACCGACGGCAGCCGCCCCACCGCTGTGTTTGTCACCAACGGCCAGCCCAACAGCGCCGTGGTCAACATGGCCAATATGCTCAAGGGTGGTTTCAGCGTCGATTACGCGCTGAGCAATACCGCCGACGGCATCGAGTACCAATGGCTCAACCGTGATACCTGGGAAATGACCACCTTGCGCGTGACGGCGCCTGGCGTGGCCACCATGCTCAGCCCGGCGCGGGTGACAGGTGAGGGCATCACCAGCGAGGCCCATGCGGCTGCCATGGCCCGCTATCACTTGGCCCAGAGCCTGTACCAGTACAAGACGGTGAACTTTACGGCGGATATCGAGCATCTCGATTACCGCCGTCTGTCGGTGCTGTCGGTCTCGCACGACCTGACGCAGTGGGGCTTTGGTGGTCGGGTGATGGCCGCCCGACGCATCGGTGCCCTGATACAGCTGACCCTGGATGAACCGGTACCACCGCTGGCCACGCCCTACATCGGTCTGCGCGTGACCGGCGCCCGCGACTATCGTGTGTGGTCTGTGCAGCCCCTGTCGGCTGAATCCGACACGGTCACCCTGGTAGGCGAATGGCCCGAGGATTTGGCCTTCCCCGGCGAGGGTTTGGACAATCCGGCCCATGACACGCTCTGGTGTTACGACTTCAAGCCCACGCCGGGCTATCGGGTGCGCGTGACGGGCATAGATCCCGAGTCCGACCTCAAGGGTGCCCGCGTGACGGCGGTGCCCGAAGGCCCGGAGTTCTGGGACTATGTGCTCAACGGCACCTACGTGCCTGCACCCAACCAGAGCAGCATTCCCCAGCTGGGCCGCCCGGCCATCCGCAATCTGCGCGTAGCCGAAAAAGTCAACCTGCAGGGCGATACCGAGTGGTACGAGCTGTCTTGCGTCTGGGATGTGGAAGGCGACTACGACCATGCCCAGGTCTGGGCCGGCCGTGACGGTTCCGAGCTGCGCCTGGTCGATGGCAATGCCGTGGGCAGCCGCAGCACGTTCCGCATTGACGGTGCGGGCGAATGGCTGATTGAAGTCAAACCCTTCAATCCCAGCGGTCAGTCCGGTCAGTCGGCGGTCCTGATCTACATCACCACGCAGACCCAGTTGCCCCCGCGCAACCCGAGCAGCTTTGTGGTTCAGCAGCTGGCCGGCGGTCTGCGCCGTTTTGCCTGGGCCTATGCGAGCGACAAGCCTGCGGCCCTGGCCGGCGTGCAAATCCGCTATCTGCCCGGCGATGTGCCGTTGAGCGTGGCTGGCTGGGATGCCATGCAGCCCCTGGGTGATGGCGATGACATCTACACCGCCCAGTTCGAGACCAGCCGCCCTGGCGCCGGCCTCTGGACCTTTGGCCTGCGCGCCATCGACACGGCCGGTCAGCTGGCCAATGGGATTGCGCGCTTTGCCATTGAGCTGGGCCAGAGCTTTGACCAGATTCAAAACCCCGACCTGACGCCGCCGCCCGTGGTGACCGGCCTGACGGCCGCTGGCATGCTCACTTCGGTGCAGGTGGCCTGGGATACGCCCATCTACACCGTGGGCCATGGCCATGCCCGCACGGAACTCTGGGCCGGCCAGGGCGCCGATCTACAGCAAGCCACCCAGGTGGGCGAGGGCTATGCCGGTCCCATCAGCTTCAGCGCCCAGCCTGGGCAAAGCTGGAACATCTGGGCCCGCAATGTCAGCGCCGATGGCGTGGCCGGTGACTGGGCCGGCCCGGTGGCTGCCGTCACGGGCGAGGATGTGGCCGGCCTGCTGGAGGTGCTGGCCGGGAAGGTCGGGCCTGAACAGTTCGACCCCATCGTGGTGGAAAAGATCGACCAGATTGATCTGATCGACTTTGACCGCATTGGTGCGCTCAACGACTTCAGCCTGGAGCAGCTGGAGTCTGTGGCCCTGGTGAATCTCAAGCGCCTGGACCTGATTGATATTGAGGGCGGCCCTCTGAGCAAAAGCCTGGTGACCGCTGCGGCGCAGCAGGATGCGCTGAACCAGCAGGTGCGCGGCAACATGCAGGACATGGCCAAGGGCTTGCTGGAGGCGGCTCTGGCGGCAGATGCCGCGCTCGAGCGCATCACCGATGCGGGTATGTATGTCGATCCGGCCACCGGCCAGGTCAAGATCTACGGGCTCGAGACCACCAAAGGCCAGGTCACCAGTTTGGAATTGCTGCTGGATGCGCTGGCCGGCCAGCTGCAACTCAAGGCCACCACGACTTACGTGGACGGCAAGATTGCCGAGGCAGTGCTGTCGCCCGCAGATCTGCTGCTTTATGAAGGTCTGGATGCGCGCCTCATCAACGTGGTGCAGCAGCTTGACAGCATCAACGGCACGCTCAGCAGTAAGGCGGAAGCGCTGGAGCTGCAAAATGCCGTGGCCCGACTGAGCACGGCAGAAAGCACCTTGGATGCTCTGGGGGCGCAGATTGCCTTGCGCGTGACGCGGGCCGAGTACGAGGCCGCGCAAGACGCTCTGCAAACCCGCCTTGGCACGGCCGAGCTGACCTTGTCGGCGCTGGATGTGCCGGCCATCACGGCTACGGTGACGGCGGTGAGCAAGCTGCAGCGCGAGTCGGAGAAGACCGCGCAAGCCCTGCTGCAGGACATCCTGAACGGCGAATACAACCGGGTACAGGGCCAAGAGGCTCTGGCGTTTGCGCGCAACCAGTTGAGTGCGTCGATCCAGGAAGGACTGGCGGCAGAGGCTGTAGAGCGCACCCAGCTGGCCGCTACCGTGGGCCAGCAAGCGGCGGCGCTGGAGCAGGAATCGCTGACGCGCGCCACGGCTGACGCCGCCGAGGCCAGCCAGCGTCAAGCCCTGGCGGCCACGGTACAGGGCAACCAGCAGCAAACCGCTGCCGCAATCGAGCTCGAACAAACGGCCCGCGTCGATGGCGATGCAGCCGAAGCGGCACAGCGCGAAGCATTGCGCGCGCAAATGCAAGGTGAGACCGACACGCTGGCGGCGCTGCTGGAGGAGGAGGCAACGGCACGCGCTACGGCAGATAGCGCCGAAGCCACAGCCAGGCAGCAGCTGGCTGCCCAGGTGCAGACTGAGCAGGAGGCCATTCGTGCCCAGGTCATGGACGAGTCCCAAGCCCGTGCCGATGCTGACAGTGCTGAGGCCAGCGCGCGCCAGCAGCTGGCTGCAGCAGTGGAGCAAGTCCAATCCTTGCTGCAGGCCCAGATCACGGATGAAGCCACTGCCCGTGTGGAGGGTGACCGTGCGGAGACCTCCTCGCGCGAAAGCCAGATCTCGGCATCGAGGGCGCTGAGCCAAAAAGAGAGCGAGCGCACGGCTCAGGCATTGCTGCAAGACATCCTGACTGGTGAGCGCAACAAGGCGGAGGCCCAGGCAACCATTGCCATGGCCAAGACCGAGCTGGCCACGCAGATCCAGGAGGGCTTGAGTGCGGAGGCTCTGCAACGCACGCAGCTGTCCGCCGTGGTGGATGGACAAAAGGCGGCTCTGGAGGAAGAGTCACGCGTGCGTGTCGAAAACGATGCGGCCGAGGCGGCCACCCGGACCGCTTTGGCGGCGCAGGTGCAGCGCGGGCAGGAGCAGACGCAAGCTGCGATACAGGATGAGCGGCAGGCGCGCGCAGACGCTGTCTCGGCCGAAGCACAGCAGCGACAGCAGCTGGCCGCCAAGGTACAGGCAGATAAGGAGGAGATCCAGTCTCAGATCACGGAGGAGTCTCAAACGCGGGCCACGGCCATGGAGGCAGAGGCCACCCAGCGTGAGCAGCTGGCGGCCACCGTGGGTGAAAACCATGCGGCGGTCCAGCAGCAGTTCACAGCCCAGGCCGGCATCAATGGCTATCTGGCAGCCAAGTATTCGCTGGTCGTGCAGGTGGGCAGTGGGGACCAGCTGGTGGTGGGCGGCATGCAGATCACCGGTACCGCAGAGGGCGAAGAGGGAGCCAAGATTGCGATTGCATTTGCCACCGATGCATTCAGCATTGCTTCACCGGATGGTGTCCGCAAGGCCACGCCGTTTTACGTGCAGACCTCGGACCAGACGCTAAACGGCGTGTTGTTGCCCGCCGGCGTTTACATGGACTCGGCTCGGATCGGCAACGTCGAAGCAATTCTGGGGAGGTTCGGTACGTTGTTTGCGGACAAGGTGCAGGCCACGGCCATCAGTGCCAGCCAGCTCACAGCCGGCAATGGCGTGATCGGCGGTACGCTGAAATCCAGTAACTATGTGGCGGGCTCCAGTGGCTGGACTTTGCGTCCAGACGGCATGGCCGAGTTCTCGGGCGTCATCGTTCGAGGCACCCTGTATTCGACGGCCGGCAACATTGGCGGCATCACCATCAATGCCAACGGCTTGAACGCCGGGGCATTTACCGGCTACGGATGGCCGTCGGGTAATGGCACCGGCTTTCACCTGGGGCCGAATGGTTTGCTGCTGGGTAATGCGAATACTGGCAGGTATATCGAGATTCAAGCCAGTGGAAATATTTTCATGCCTGGATTCACTATCCAGAATGGAAATGCAACTTTCAGTGGATACCTATCCGGTGCATCTGGCTACTTTAGCGGCACGCTGACCGCGCAGCGCGTGGTGACCACCGGAAATCTGGATCTGAATGCTGCAACGATCCCGCTATACGCGCAGTCGGCAGCCGCGTACACCTTTGGCAACTCCGCTCTCGACCTGTGGACGCCGGCCTTCGATGGAACCATGACCTGCGTGGTTGATTTCGGTTGCACCTGGGATACCAGCGCTGCTGGAGCAGGAGTCATCCACCTCTATGTGGATGGCGGCCCAGCCATCAGTCTGACCCCCAACAGGGGTACGCCAGATCCGGCATCCCCAGAAGCCGGCACCTTCAACTTCTCCTATGCCTTCAGCGGCAACGGCAATGGCCGGCTGCTGCAGCTGGTCCCCAGCGTCGGCATACGCGCCCGCAATCGCTACATCAAGGCAACGATTTTCAAGAGGTAAACCATGCGTTTTGCAATGCACAAAGTAGGCGAAACAGCCATCACCCAGATCCTCGAGGCGCCCGAACACCTCATCGCGGAGATCACGCCTGAGGGCGTTATCAGCGTGCCGGTCGGCCCCGAGGTCTCTGCGGGCACACACGCCATCGTTGACGGCAAGCCCGTCCTCATCCAGTCCAGCATCAACCAATAAGGAGGAAACCATGCCTTGGTATCGAACTGGCACCGTAGCGGTGACCAACAACAGCAACGTCATTGCCGGCACAGGCACCTCATGGGTGGATTCGGTCGCCTTGGGTGAAACATTTCTGGGGCCGGATGCACAGGTGTATGAGATCACCTCCATCGTCAGCGCCACCAGCCTGCGCATAAGCCCGAACTACAAGGGTGGCACGGCCACGGCGCAGAGCTACGCGATCATGCCCACCCAGGGCTATCTGCGTGACTTGGCCGCTCAAGCTGCCGCACTGGTCAGCAGCTACCAGGCTGTGCGTGATGGCGCTGGGGCAGGCAAGTTTGCTGCGGGTACTACCACAGGGTCGGGCCAGACGCTGCAACTGATCCCCAGTGTGCGCGGCGCAGCCGACGAAAACACCGGCGTCAACTTGCCCGGGGCAGACATCCTGCAGCTGATCACCAACGGGGCGGTGCGCCTTCAGATTGCCGCCGATGGCACGCCGACGGGGGTATTTGTGGACAAGCTGCCAGTCAGCACGGCAACCCAGGCGGCGCTCAACAGTCTGGCGGCCGTATGCCTTGCACTGACGACCGTGGGCCCGGCGCCCAACCAAGTGCCCAGCAATCTGCACCTGGGTGCCATGGCGTTTCAGGACGTGGCCAGCGCCCTGCAGGTGCACCAGCATGTGCGCGACAGCCGCCCAGGTGATTCCTGGCATGAGCGCGTGAGCGATACCCAACTGATCAAGAAATACCACGGCCTCGATGGCGTGGTGCGCAGCATTACGGAGACCTACGCATGACAGTGATTGCCGACCTGCCGGATATTCGGCCCAGCCTGTTGCTGGATTTTGCAAACTCAGGTCGCGTAGACCCGCGTATTCAGTGCGTGCGGGCAAGCACCGCTACCTGTATTGGGCGCGATGGAAAGCTACGGACGGTAGCGGCCAATGTGCCGCGCATTGAGTACAACCCAATCAGCGGCAAATGCCTGGGCTTGCTGCGGGAGGATGCTCGCACCAATGTCATCCGCAATAACACCATGGTAGGCGCGATCACGGGAGTTCCCGGGACATTGCCGACCAACTGGAGCGTGTCTACGCCGATCAATGGCCTGTCCCGGGAGATCGTCGGACTCGGCATCGAAGATGGCATTGAATACATTGACATCCGGTGGAGTGGTACGGCGACTGCTGGCTCTACAGGCATGGCTGTCGCACAGTTTGAGCCCAATACAGGCATCGCGGCCACATCTGCTAAAACTTGGACCTTGGGTGCGAATATTCGTCTTGTAGGTGGATCTCTGACCGGCATCAACTCCGTGTTGTTACGGTGCACGATGAGAGATGTTGGTAACACGCAGCTGGGTGCGATCAGTTCCAGCAATTTGGCTGTTACCAATGTGCCATTGGCCTTACAGCGTTACTCTGCAGCCCTGACCCCTACGGATGCAGCCACGGCATTTCTAGTTCCTTTCGTGGTTATCGGCTATTCAGTCGGGGCTGTGATTGATATCACGCTGCGCATCGGCCTGCCTCAAATGGAGCTTGGGGCCTCGGCGTCTTCCGTCATTCGAACAAGCACCGCTGCAGTGACACGCGCTGCGGATGTGATCTATGTAGCCTATGAAAACTCTAAACCAGAGGGAACGCTGCTGATTGAAGCCGTTGCAAATAGTGCGGCGACAGCAGGCTTTGTTGCTCGATTGCAGGGCTCCGCAGAGTCGTATATTGGCGCGGCATATGTGAATGCTATCGGCCCGCAATTGAGTTCATACGTGCGAGCTGCAGGTGATGCCAGCTATGCTGGAGCCGTATCTTCTGGCCCTAATTTAAGTTTTGGAGCTCGCATTAAGTCAGGGGTCAGCTGGGGCGCTGGCGTTTTCCGTTGCTCAGTCAATGGAGGGATATCTGTCGATACGCCACCGGTATCCGTATTCCCACAAACGTCCATGCTGCAGCTCTGCGCAACCCTTGGCGGCAACCCTGCTATTTCCGCAACGATTGCACGGGCGGTTATTTTTCCTGCAGCCCTGACTCCTGCTCAATTGCAAAGGCTCACTACCCTATGACAACCTATCTGCAATTCACAAACGAAGCCACCGGGCGTGCCGCACTGGCACCTTGGGCAGCAGCAGGGCAGTTGCCTACTTACATCAATCGGGTTGCCGTCGATGTGGTCGGCATCGTTTACCGCCCCACCGGTGAGATGCAGAGCACCCCCGAGGGTGACGTCCCCGTCCTGGCGCCGGCGCCAGGCTGGCACATCAATCTGTCCGAGCGGGTGCCCGAGCTGCAGCCTTATGAAATCGAGCCGCCGGCCACGCCGGATCGCGTGTTTGCAGGCAGCGATGCCGTCCAGCCGCCGCGCATTCCGGCCGAGGTAGCCCGCTGGCAGGCCAAGCTGGCCCTGATGCAGAAGGTGAACGGGGAGGGCATCTCTCTCTGGGATCGCCTGCTGCAGCTGCGCGAATCCATCGCAGATGCCGAGCAGCAAGTGCTGCTGGATGCCGCCATGCTCGAAGTCTTGAACTGGAAGCGCGCCAGCCCCACGGTGCTCTGGGCCGCCGAGCAGCTCGAGCTGACCTCGGCCCAGGTGGATGAGCTCTTTATCTATGCGCACGCCCTGGAGCTATAGCCTAGGCATGCAGCTCCGCATTCCACAGCACCCGCTTCGGCGGGTTTTTTTACGCCCGGGCCTCCATAGCATTTGTCTCAACGTCGATCTACAGACCCAAGGAGGGGTGAATGGACAACAACTGGATGGATCAAGTTTTACCCAAGATGCCGGGGATTCTCGGCAGCGCAGGAGCGCTTATGTGGATTCAAGGTACTTGGCCGCGGAAGCTGGCCATGCTAGTTCTCGGTGTGGCCGCCAGCAACTACGGGACGCTGGACTTTGCAGCTGCCACCGGCTTGGCCGAAGGGCTGTCGGGTTTTCTGGTCGGCCTTTTCTCCATGACTGCGGCTGATTGGGCATTCCGCGCCTGGGACCAGTTCGCCCTAGGCCCACTGCTCAATGAGTGGGTGCGAAAGCGCCTGGGCCTGCCGCCGAAGGATGGGGGTGCTGTATGACGGCGATCACAGCAGGTCAAGCCGGCGGCAAAAATGTGCTGGCTTTCCTCGACATGCTGGCCTGGGGCGAGGGGACTGATAACGGACGTCAGCCGACCCGTGACCGAGGCTATGACGTGCTGGTGGGTGGAGGGCAATTCTCCGGCTACACGGATCATCCGCGTCAGCTCATTGACTTGCCACGCCTCAAGATCAAGAGCACAGCCGCCGGGCGCTATCAGCTGCTGAGCCGCTACTTCGATGCCTACAAGCGTCTGCTGGGGCTCAAGGACTTTTCGCCGCTTTCACAGGACCTGATTGCCATTCAGCAAATCCGAGAGCGTCGCGCACTACCGATGATCCAGGCGGGAAAGATCGAAGACGCCATCAAGCAGGTATCCAACATCTGGGCGAGCTTGCCCGGGGCGGGATATGGCCAACACGAGCAGCGGATGAGTAACCTGATTGCTGTGTACCTCAAGGCTGGAGGTCAAGCCGCATGACCGGTCGTGCCCACGCCTTGGCCGCCGGCCTGCTGCTGGCCGCTGCCTTCTCCGCTGGCTGGCTCGTCAACGGCTGGCGGTCTGATGCACGGATCGCACGTTCCGAGAGTACCCAATCAAAACAGGTTGTAGCGCAATCAAAACAAGCGCAGGCAGCTACAGAAAAGAAAGCAGATGCCGTGATCGCACACGGAGCTGCCCAACAGGGAAACACCCATGACTACACGCAAGAAATGGCTCGGCTTGAGGCTGGGCGCGCTGCTGATGCTGCCCGCATTGCAGGCTTGCAGCACGATGTCCGCGCAGCCGCCACCCGCAACGCCCAGGCTGCAGGTGACGCAGCTGCCTGTCGAGATCTCGCAGATCAACACCAGCGACTCGCAGCCCTTGCTGGCGAAGGCGCGGGCGTGGTTGGCGCGCTTGGAGGCCTGGTCAAACGGCGAGACGCCCAGGTAAATGCATTGGCCGGACAGGTTAAAGTGGATCGGGCACTCACTCATGAGCTGCGATGAGTCAAGCGCTTCTCTATACTTCCGCCTTTGGCCGCTGCTTAGGCTAGAGAAATCAGGCCAGATCGGCCTTTGCCAGTAATGGCTTCCAGGCATTGTTGGCAATTTTCTGAAACCCACTTTTACTGGGATGCAATTCGTTGGCCCAGTCGCTGTCAGCCAGCGTTCCTCGGCTGTCCACATAAACGATGTTGTTGGGCAGCGCTTTCTGCAGACGCTCC
Protein-coding sequences here:
- a CDS encoding host specificity factor TipJ family phage tail protein; amino-acid sequence: MEVNRAETVAVASVGGQAADVLDVAGRLVVTPNALTLDGQRNVPADLQPGESLAAFLGRHVPDIESGAWTVMIGGAAVPQAMWVHTFPKHGQLIACRAVLRKAALQLVAIAALSYFTLGAGATLGGSILGINGLAAVGSLGLSALNLGLFMAGSMLINKVLAPKIQTPQSLAQKQIYSLSSQRNSARAYEPIPTLWGEMRVTPDLASQPYAWYEGDDQYMSTILLGGINVYSAADLSVGDTPITSYSDVSLYFNGFPGMPSQDVPLYSNVDAIAGAEFVNGGDWITRTGSAGAGALQLDIEGQLYDADSKGNIGANNVDLSIECRLVGASAWQSLMVTTLVNASPDVLRRTFSFDVAPGQYEVRAKLGIPRWNDGGSGDACKLALLSLKSVQADATDYSQWGRIGIKIRASGQLNGSLDQVRATYRAKPMPVWTGSEWATATTRANGLSNPGAILLQTLRGVWVTDSQGQRVLQFGFGLSDEQIDIEGLKAFMLHCTARGYTYDKWVTASISLGAFCEEVALAGMGEFAWTDGSRPTAVFVTNGQPNSAVVNMANMLKGGFSVDYALSNTADGIEYQWLNRDTWEMTTLRVTAPGVATMLSPARVTGEGITSEAHAAAMARYHLAQSLYQYKTVNFTADIEHLDYRRLSVLSVSHDLTQWGFGGRVMAARRIGALIQLTLDEPVPPLATPYIGLRVTGARDYRVWSVQPLSAESDTVTLVGEWPEDLAFPGEGLDNPAHDTLWCYDFKPTPGYRVRVTGIDPESDLKGARVTAVPEGPEFWDYVLNGTYVPAPNQSSIPQLGRPAIRNLRVAEKVNLQGDTEWYELSCVWDVEGDYDHAQVWAGRDGSELRLVDGNAVGSRSTFRIDGAGEWLIEVKPFNPSGQSGQSAVLIYITTQTQLPPRNPSSFVVQQLAGGLRRFAWAYASDKPAALAGVQIRYLPGDVPLSVAGWDAMQPLGDGDDIYTAQFETSRPGAGLWTFGLRAIDTAGQLANGIARFAIELGQSFDQIQNPDLTPPPVVTGLTAAGMLTSVQVAWDTPIYTVGHGHARTELWAGQGADLQQATQVGEGYAGPISFSAQPGQSWNIWARNVSADGVAGDWAGPVAAVTGEDVAGLLEVLAGKVGPEQFDPIVVEKIDQIDLIDFDRIGALNDFSLEQLESVALVNLKRLDLIDIEGGPLSKSLVTAAAQQDALNQQVRGNMQDMAKGLLEAALAADAALERITDAGMYVDPATGQVKIYGLETTKGQVTSLELLLDALAGQLQLKATTTYVDGKIAEAVLSPADLLLYEGLDARLINVVQQLDSINGTLSSKAEALELQNAVARLSTAESTLDALGAQIALRVTRAEYEAAQDALQTRLGTAELTLSALDVPAITATVTAVSKLQRESEKTAQALLQDILNGEYNRVQGQEALAFARNQLSASIQEGLAAEAVERTQLAATVGQQAAALEQESLTRATADAAEASQRQALAATVQGNQQQTAAAIELEQTARVDGDAAEAAQREALRAQMQGETDTLAALLEEEATARATADSAEATARQQLAAQVQTEQEAIRAQVMDESQARADADSAEASARQQLAAAVEQVQSLLQAQITDEATARVEGDRAETSSRESQISASRALSQKESERTAQALLQDILTGERNKAEAQATIAMAKTELATQIQEGLSAEALQRTQLSAVVDGQKAALEEESRVRVENDAAEAATRTALAAQVQRGQEQTQAAIQDERQARADAVSAEAQQRQQLAAKVQADKEEIQSQITEESQTRATAMEAEATQREQLAATVGENHAAVQQQFTAQAGINGYLAAKYSLVVQVGSGDQLVVGGMQITGTAEGEEGAKIAIAFATDAFSIASPDGVRKATPFYVQTSDQTLNGVLLPAGVYMDSARIGNVEAILGRFGTLFADKVQATAISASQLTAGNGVIGGTLKSSNYVAGSSGWTLRPDGMAEFSGVIVRGTLYSTAGNIGGITINANGLNAGAFTGYGWPSGNGTGFHLGPNGLLLGNANTGRYIEIQASGNIFMPGFTIQNGNATFSGYLSGASGYFSGTLTAQRVVTTGNLDLNAATIPLYAQSAAAYTFGNSALDLWTPAFDGTMTCVVDFGCTWDTSAAGAGVIHLYVDGGPAISLTPNRGTPDPASPEAGTFNFSYAFSGNGNGRLLQLVPSVGIRARNRYIKATIFKR
- a CDS encoding glycoside hydrolase family 104 protein codes for the protein MTAITAGQAGGKNVLAFLDMLAWGEGTDNGRQPTRDRGYDVLVGGGQFSGYTDHPRQLIDLPRLKIKSTAAGRYQLLSRYFDAYKRLLGLKDFSPLSQDLIAIQQIRERRALPMIQAGKIEDAIKQVSNIWASLPGAGYGQHEQRMSNLIAVYLKAGGQAA